A stretch of the Fusarium musae strain F31 chromosome 2, whole genome shotgun sequence genome encodes the following:
- the CBR1_2 gene encoding NADH-cytochrome b5 reductase (SMCOG1094:ferredoxin~antiSMASH:Cluster_2.5) — translation MSDNNSLFARHYIDYVYAPGLLLVVGTLIVKKEWAPWALLVAVAFGLYNFMAFQVKTTLKPDVFQEFELEEKTIVSHNVAMYADPRPRSVRYRFKLPSPKHILGLPIGQHISIGAPCPQPDGTTKEIVRSYTPISGDHQPGHVDLLIKSYPQGNISKHMASLTVGQTIKVRGPKGAFVYTPNMVRHFGMIAGGTGITPMLQVIRAIVRGRAAGDKTEVDLIFANVTAQDILLKEDLDALAKQDPGIRVHYVLDKPEEGWTGGVGYVTADMIDKYLPKPADDVKILLCGPPPMISGLKKATESLGFKKARPVSKLVDQVFAF, via the exons ATGTCTGACAACAACTCGCTCTTCGCGAGGCACTACATCGATTATGTCTACGCCCCTGGCCTGCTCCTCGTCGTTGGCACTCTTATCGTCAAGAAGGAGTGGGCTCCTTGGGCTCTTCTTGTCGCCGTAGCATTCGGCTTATACAACTTCATGGCCTTCC AGGTCAAGACAACCCTCAAGCCCGATGTCTTTCAGGAGTTCgagctcgaggagaagacCATCGTCTCTCACAATGTCGCCATGTATGCCGACCCCCGTCCTCGCTCTGTCCG CTACCGCTTCAAGCTCCCCAGCCCCAAGCACATTCTCGGTCTTCCCATCGGCCAGCACATCTCAATTGGCGCTCCTTGCCCCCAGCCCGACGGCACTACCAAGGAGATTGTTCGTTCCTACACTCCCATCTCTGGTGACCACCAGCCCGGCCACGTCGACCTCTTGATCAAGTCTTATCCTCAGGGCAACATCTCCAAGCACATGGCCTCTCTCACCGTCGGTCAGACCATCAAGGTCCGTGGCCCCAAGGGCGCCTTTGTCTATACTCCCAATATGGTTCGACACTTTGGTATGATTGCTGGCGGTACTGGAATTACTCCCATGCTCCAAGTCATCCGCGCTATCGTTCGCGGCCGAGCTGCCGGAGACAAGACCGAGGTCGACCTCATCTTTGCCAACGTTACTGCCCAGGAcattcttctcaaggagGACCTCGACGCTCTCGCTAAGCAGGACCCTGGTATCCGCGTTCACTACGTCCTCGATAAGCCCGAGGAGGGTTGGACTGGTGGCGTTGGCTACGTCACTGCCGACATGATCGAC AAATATCTTCCCAAGCCTGCCGATGATGTCAAGATTCTTCTGTGCGGTCCTCCTCCCATGATTAGCGGCCTCAAGAAGGCAACAGAGAGCCTTGGCTTCAAGAAGGCCCGTCCTGTCAGCAAGCTCGTCGACCAGGTCTTTGCCTTCTAA
- a CDS encoding hypothetical protein (EggNog:ENOG41~antiSMASH:Cluster_2.5~SMCOG1272:TPR repeat-containing protein~BUSCO:EOG09260EAZ) produces the protein MSSSQTAAANGVNGGTRSAPVSTRFTDIPSAIDIPVQGDQEDEAVEIDLEDLVDDPTELCTLFENERAAKTYWMTVALAYAKQHKIDHAIEMLQRGGSAIQSNSSNPRDKVSMICCLCWMYLWKSREAPRVAPEGTSVSEAKTKEYYLQLATSSLNDAARLNPSFPPIFLARGVLLLLRASLQAPSKTTGGIGSEKHELLKTAVKSFDDALRVSQGKNMLALMGKARALFSMHKYPESLTIYQDVLQKMPDLVDPDPRIGIGCCFWQLGFKDDAKMAWERCIEINPDSKVANILLGLYYLDASGHVPVNSDEFLKLYKKAMTEYTQRSFKLDKSLPLTCSTFAGYFLSRKSWDNADKLAHKAIQYTDVNAIASDGWYMLARKEHYDGDTERATDYYRRADEARGGTETGYLPAKFGVAQLSVLKNDLGEAKLRLEKMIQQSKNHEAMILLGTLYAEEVFANQVSDSKEDKSAELKKATALLEGVRNAWKDPKKALSPDASVLLNLARLYETDHPDKALQCLQQVEQLELDQVPASERPEDVTDEVEIKAALRKSLPPQLLNNIGCFHSQAEKHELASDLFEAALGACMKIGEKDPEMDTDALVSTISFNLARSYESRGLTDKAVEVYESLLARHDDYTDARARLAYIKLRKNPNKEGPDAVAKLYQENNTDLEVRALYGWYLGRVGSRKRPANLGEDNEFRHFKHTLQNYDKHDRHALVGMGNLYLMQAREMRRESDSEKQKRSATYGKAVEFFDKALSLDPKNAYAAQGVAIALVEDKKDYKAALGIFNKVRETIRDSHLYVNLGHIYAELRQYSKAIEHYEIALSKDGKANDATILACLGRTWLNRGRAERDVDAHIKALECAQKALEVAPEQMHYKFNVAFVQIQLVTMVQGLPENKRSTEQLEKAAEGLEAAIASLDEIATHPQTPYPKHDVEQRANMARNTLRKQLERAIGKQKEWEEKNKEKIQAAKELREAELRRREETRQKALEAERERQEKIRKEREEIAAQDKALAEKRAEEERARAEAEMTTDSETGEKIKRKRKTAPRTSGEPKPKRSGGKKKKKSDRQDDESEEEEERTKKRRRLTKKESSKFKSAEIVVDSDEENENEDDELERAERNIDREETPLSEAEEKVAEDDKMEVDDGANQEGEDDDEEEIAPRQQPKRARRGRVVDSDEEDNEDGDAPAQASGDETRPAADTSMADADEDE, from the exons ATGTCCTCTTCGCAAACAGCCGCCGCGAATGGTGTCAATGGCGGAACACGGTCCGCGCCGGTCAGTACCCGATTCACTGACATCCCTTCCGCCATCGACATCCCCGTGCAAGGTGACCAGGAAGACGAGGCTGTCGAGATCGACCTCGAGGACCTCGTCGACGACCCTACCGAACTCTGTACCCTCTTCGAGAACGAGCGCGCCGCAAAAACCTACTGGATGACCGTCGCTTTGGCTTATGCCAAACAACACAAGATCGATCATGCCATCGAGATGCTTCAGCGAGGCGGCAGCGCCATCCAAAGCAACAGTTCCAACCCGCGTGATAAAGTCAGCATGATCTGTTGTCTATGTTGGATGTATCTGTGGAAGAGCAGAGAGGCTCCCCGTGTCGCACCCGAGGGCACCTCTGTGTCTGAGGCCAAGACAAAGGAGTATTATCTGCAGCTCGCGACATCCTCTCTCAACGATGCCGCTCGACTCAACCCATCGTTTCCTCCCATCTTTCTCGCCCGCGGCGTTCTCCTCCTTCTACGAGCCTCTTTGCAGGCACCGTCCAAGACTACTGGAGGCATCGGTTCCGAGAAGCACGAGCTCCTCAAGACTGCTGTCAAGTCTTTCGACGATGCCCTGCGAGTCTCCCAGGGCAAAAACATGCTTGCACTGATGGGAAAAGCTCGTGCTTTATTTTCAATGCATAAGTACCCCGAGTCGCTCACAATTTACCAGGATGTTCTGCAAAAGATGCCTGACTTGGTTGACCCAGATCCCCGAATTGGTATTGGCTGCTGTTTCTGGCAGCTTGGCTTCAAGGATGACGCCAAGATGGCATGGGAGAGGTGCATTGAGATCAACCCTGATTCAAAGGTTGCCAACATTCTCCTCGGCCTCTACTACCTGGATGCGAGTGGTCACGTACCTGTAAACAGCGACGAATTCTTGAAGCTCTACAAGAAGGCCATGACAGAATACACGCAGAGGTCTTTCAAACTTGACAAAAGCCTCCCCCTTACCTGCTCGACTTTTGCCGGCTACTTCTTGTCTCGAAAGTCGTGGGACAATGCCGACAAGCTGGCGCACAAAGCTATTCAGTACACAGACGTCAATGCCATTGCCAGTGATGGCTGGTACATGCTTGCGAGGAAAGAGCATTATGATGGTGACACGGAGCGTGCGACGGATTACTATCGTCGTGCCGATGAAGCTCGCGGAGGTACTGAGACGGGCTACCTTCCTGCCAAATTTGGCGTTGCTCAGCTCTCAGTTTTGAAAAATGACCTGGGAGAAGCCAAGCTTCGTTTAGAAAAGATGATCCAACAGTCCAAGAACCATGAGGCTATGATTCTCCTGGGCACACTGTACGCCGAGGAAGTCTTCGCTAACCAGGTAAGCGATAGCAAGGAGGACAAGTCTGCTGAACTCAAGAAAGCGACCGCTCTTCTTGAGGGCGTACGGAATGCTTGGAAGGACCCGAAGAAGGCATTATCGCCAGATGCCTCAGTTCTCCTTAACTTGGCACGCCTGTATGAGACAGATCACCCTGATAAGGCTCTGCAATGCTTGCAACAAGTTGAGCAACTGGAATTGGACCAGGTCCCGGCATCTGAACGACCTGAAGATGTCACTGATGAggtcgagatcaaggctgcgCTTCGCAAGTCGCTGCCCCCTCAATTACTTAACAACATCGGCTGTTTCCACTCACAAGCTGAGAAACATGAGCTTGCGAGTGACCTGTTCGAGGCCGCGCTAGGTGCTTGCATGAAGATTGGCGAGAAGGACCCTGAGATGGACACAGACGCCCTGGTATCCACAATTAGCTTCAACTTGGCTCGAAGCTACGAATCTAGAGGTCTCACagacaaggctgttgaggtgTACGAAAGTCTCTTAGCTCGCCACGACGATTATACAGATGCTCGCGCCAGACTTGCCTATATCAAGCTCAGGAAGAATCCAAACAAGGAAGGTCCCGACGCTGTCGCCAAGTTGTACCAGGAGAACAATACCGATTTGGAGGTCCGGGCCTTGTACGGCTGGTATCTGGGCCGAGTTGGCTCAAGGAAACGCCCAGCTAACCTGGGCGAGGATAATGAGTTCCGCCATTTCAAGCATACGCTTCAAAACTATGACAAACATGATAGACACGCTCTCGTGGGCATGGGTAATCTGTATCTCATGCAGGCACGAGAGATGCGCCGTGAATCGGACTCGGAAAAACAAAAACGAAGTGCAACATACGGTAAGGCTGTTGAGTTTTTTGACAAGGCGCTGTCGTTGGATCCAAAGAACGCCTATGCTGCGCAGGGTGTGGCCATTGCTCTtgtcgaggacaagaaggattACAAGGCGGCACTGGGGATTTTCAACAAGGTCCGAGAAACTATCAGGGACTCCCACCTCTATGTTAACCTGGGACACATATATGCTGAGCTCAGACAATACTCAAAGGCCATTGAGCACTATGAGATTGCGCTTTCCAAAGATGGCAAAGCCAACGATGCAACAATCCTCGCTTGTTTGGGTCGAACATGGCTGAATCGTGGGCGGGCGGAACGTGATGTGGATGCACACATCAAGGCGCTTGAGTGTGCTCAGAAG GCTCTCGAGGTTGCTCCTGAGCAGATGCATTACAAGTTCAACGTGGCTTTTGTGCAAATCCAGCTTGTTACAATGGTCCAAGGATTACCAGAGAATAAGCGCTCGACAGAACAGCTCGAAAAGGCCGCTGAGGGTCTCGAGGCTGCTATCGCGTCACTAGATGAGATTGCGACGCATCCGCAAACCCCTTACCCTAAGCACGATGTCGAGCAGCGTGCGAACATGGCCCGTAACACCTTGCGTAAACAGCTTGAACGAGCCATCGGTAAGCAGAAAGAGTGGGAGGAGAAAAATAAGGAAAAAATACAGGCAGCCAAAGAGCTACGAGAGGCCGAGCTCCGTCGCCGTGAAGAAACTCGTCAAAAGGCGTTAGAAGCAGAACGGGAGCGACAAGAAAAGATTAGGAAGGAACGTGAAGAGATTGCTGCACAAGATAAAGCCCTGGCTGAAAAACGCGCGGAAGAGGAACGGGCTCGCGCCGAGGCCGAAATGACGACTGATAGCGAGACGGGAGAGAAGATAAAACGAAAGCGGAAGACCGCTCCAAGGACCTCGGGAGAACCAAAGCCCAAGAGATcaggaggaaagaagaagaagaagagtgacCGTCAAGACGATGAgtccgaagaagaagaggaacgcACAAAGAAGCGCCGTCGTCTGACAAAGAAAGAATCATCCAAGTTCAAGTCGGCCGAGATTGTTGTTGACAGCGACGAAGAGAACGAgaacgaagatgatgagctcgagCGTGCCGAGAGAAACATCGATCGCGAAGAGACTCCTCTATCtgaggccgaggagaagGTTGCCGAGGATGACAAGATGGAGGTCGACGACGGCGCCAACCAGGAAggcgaagatgatgacgaggaggagatcgctCCGCGCCAACAGCCCAAGCGAGCTCGTCGTGGACGTGTCGTTGACAgtgacgaggaggacaaTGAGGATGGGGATGCACCTGCGCAAGCTTCTGGTGATGAGACTCGTCCTGCTGCAGATACCAGCATGGCCGACGCAGACGAAGACGAGTAA
- a CDS encoding putative NRPS-like protein biosynthetic cluster (BUSCO:EOG092603D0~antiSMASH:Cluster_2.5~SMCOG1002:AMP-dependent synthetase and ligase), whose product MSLPDPTEDLDWGGYIGGIHEIFHKNAVAHPDRLCVTETVTSKAPTRTYTYRQIDEASNNIANYLRDSGIQNGDVVMIFAHRSVELVCAYMGTLAAGAIVTVLDPQYPPQRQQIYLQVSKPKALISIRKATEESGPLAPLVQKCIDDELAIKIKIPDLRFTEDGELIAGEDSADIFANVKGRASTPPDVLIGPDSNCTLSFTSGTQGLPKYEGVLGRHYSLAKYFPWMAERFGLSSESVFACLSGIAHDPIQRDIMTPLALGASLILPAKEDIQHVRLSEWMRKWSPTTTHLTPAMGQILVGGATAQFPSLRQVFFVGDVLTTRDCRSLRQLGPACTIINMYGTTETSRAVSYFEVPSAQEDPAALDSLGDSIPAGWGMKGVQVLVVDREDHTKICPIGVVGEIYIRAAGLAEGYLNDPEKNKEKFIDNWFVDNKKWAEADKANDKGEPWRKYYKGPRDRLYVTGDLGEYRPDGAVRVLGRMDSQVKIRGFRIELNEIDANLGGSPLIRDCKTLVRRDRNEEPTLVSYIVPEIAEWKRWLETQGLQDIDEEGVEMGPCTVYLKRFRRIQAEVRDHLKSRLPAHSVPSIYIVLQKLPLNPNGKVDSPNLPFPDASLMTEDASEEDLKSWESLSETEKTIATQWSTLIPGLNAKMVRPDSSFFDCGGHSLLAQQLLLDIRKELRADVTIGVLYANPTIRGLGSAVDSLRSGQAVTVDHSNDNVYSDSLDELTNTLDAKYQSADPDVLSPSNGATFFLTGATGFLGAYLAKDILDRKNTKLIACIRGAKDLKFAKERLVRSLKGYGLWQDSWADRISCVIGDLSKPRLGLDDASWKHVADTADAFIHNAAYVHWIARYEQMMGPNVLSTIDAMKLCNEGRPKLFSFVSSTSTLDTDYYINLSDAQTATGRGAVLESDDLLPNRTGLGTGYGQTKWVSEQLVREAGRRGLRGAIVRPGYILGSRNSGVSNTDDWIVRLLKGCCQLGARPRIINSVNAVPVDHVARVVVASTLNPLPGMNVVHVTAHPRLRMNELLSALSYYGYEVPEVDYDIWKSQLEEFVSAGAVEKDQEQNALMPLFHMATANLPSTTRAPELDDRNAVAVLRADADRWTDIDDSAGDGISREDIGRYLRYLVEIKFMAAPTGRGRKLPEIDTSIAEAQAQWGVGGRGGTS is encoded by the exons ATGTCGCTACCTGACCCTACTGAAGATCTCGACTGGGGAGGCTACATTGGAGGCATTCATGAGATATTCCACAAGAATGCCGTGGCTCATCCTGACAGGCTTTGTGTGACAGAGACTGTGACCTCGAA GGCACCAACAAGAACCTATACCTACCGCCAAATTGATGAAGCAAGTAACAACATCGCCAATTATTTACGCGACTCCGGCATCCAGAATGGAGACGTAGTCATGATCTTTGCGCACCGCTCAGTTGAATTGGTCTGTGCATACATGGGAACCCTGGCTGCTGGTGCTATCGTCACTGTCCTTGATCCTCAGTACCCCCCGCAAAGACAGCAAA TCTATCTTCAAGtttccaagcccaaggcgcTCATCTCCATTCGCAAGGCTACGGAAGAGAGCGG TCCTCTTGCTCCTCTCGTCCAAAAGTgcattgatgatgaacttgcCATTAAGATCAAGATCCCAGACCTCCGCTTCACCGAAGATGGCGAGTTGATTGCGGGCGAAGACAGTGCTGATATCTTTGCCAATGTTAAGGGGAGGGCCTCAACACCCCCCGATGTGCTCATTGGACCCGACTCCAACTGTACGCTGTCATTCACGAGCGGAACGCAAGGATTGCCCAAGTACGA GGGCGTGCTTGGCCGTCATTACAGTCTGGCAAAGTATTTCCCCTGGATGGCTGAGAGGTTCGGCCTCTCATCAGAAAGCGTATTCGCCTGTCTTTCCGGAATTGCCCATGATCCAATCCAGAGAG ATATCATGACGCCTCTGGCCTTGGGCGCAAGCCTAATCCTACCCGCCAAGGAGGATATCCAGCACGTAAGGTTGAGCGAATGGATGAGAAAGTGGTCACCAACGACAACCCACCTTACGCCGGCCATGGGACAGATTCTGGTTGGTGGCGCCACGGCGCAGTTTCCTAGCCTGCGCCAGGTCTTCTTCGTTGGTGATGTCCTCACTACTCGCGACTGCAGGAGTCTCCGTCAGCTAGGTCCCGCctgcaccatcatcaacatgtaCGGAACCACGGAAACTTCTCGCGCTGTATCCTACTTTGAGGTCCCTTCCGCCCAGGAGGACCCTGCAGCTCTGGACTCACTCGGCGACTCTATTCCCGCTGGCTGGGGCATGAAGGGCGTCCAGGTATTGGTTGTGGATCGAGAAGATCACACCAAGATCTGTCCGATCGGTGTGGTTGGAGAGATCTATATCCGCGCTGCTGGTCTTGCCGAAGGATACCTTAATGATcctgagaagaacaaggagaagTTCATTGATAACTGGTTCGTTGATAACAAGAAGTGGGCGGAGGCAGACAAGGCCAACGATAAGGGCGAACCTTGGCGCAAGTACTACAAGGGGCCGCGAGACAGACTTTACGTCACAGGTGACCTTGGAGAATATCGGCCAGACGGAGCTGTGCGTGTCCTGGGCCGTATGGACTCACAAGTTAAG ATCCGTGGATTCCGCATTGAACTCAACGAAATTGATGCGAACCTTGGTGGCAGTCCTCTGATCCGAGACTGCAAGACACTGGTTCGAAGAGATCGTAATGAGGAGCCGACACTTGTCAGCTACATTGTGCCTGAGATCGCTGAATGGAAGCGTTGGCTTGAGACTCAGGGCCTCCAGGATATTGACGAAGAGGGTGTAGAAATGGGACCCTGTACTGTCTATCTCAAGAGGTTCCGTCGTATCCAAGCCGAGGTGCGAGACCACCTCAAGTCTCGCTTACCGGCGCACTCCGTTCCTTCGATCTACATTGTTTTGCAGAAGCTGCCTCTGAACCCGAACGGAAAGGTTGATTCTCCTAATCTTCCTTTCCCCGATGCCTCTCTCATGACAGAGGATGCTTCGGAAGAAGATCTGAAGAGCTGGGAGAGCCTATCTGAGACTGAAAAGACTATTGCGACACAGTGGTCGACCCTAATCCCGGGTTTGAACGCCAAGATGGTCAG GCCAGACTCAAGTTTCTTCGACTGCGGTGGCCACAGTCTTCTTGCCCAGCAACTGTTACTTGATATTCGCAAGGAACTACGTGCCGATGTCACCATCGGTGTCCTCTATGCAAATCCCACTATTCGAGGCCTGGGCAGCGCAGTCGACAGTCTTCGCAGCGGCCAGGCTGTCACAGTCGATCATTCTAACGATAATGTTTACTCTGACTCTCTCGATGAGCTTACCAATACTCTAGACGCGAAGTACCAAAGTGCAGATCCGGATGTTCTGAGCCCTTCTAACGGCGCCACTTTCTTTCTTACCGGGGCTACTGGCTTTCTCGGCGCATACTTGGCCAAGGATATACTGGACAGAAAGAACACTAAGCTGATCGCTTGTATCCGGGGAGCCAAGGACCTTAAGTTTGCCAAGGAGCGTCTTGTACGATCCCTCAAGGGCTACGGTCTTTGGCAAGACTCATGGGCTGATAGGATCTCCTGCGTTATTGGTGATCTCTCTAAGCCTCGCCTTGGCCTAGACGATGCTAGCTGGAAGCATGTCGCTGATACAGCTGATGCATTTATCCACAACGCTGCGTACGTCCACTGGATCGCTCGTTACGAACAGATGATGGGGCCGAATGTTCTGTCTACTATCGATGCTATGAAGCTTTGTAACGAGGGCAGGCCCAAGCTCTTCTCATTCGtttcctcaacctcgacccTCGACACCGACTACTATATCAACCTGTCCGATGCCCAGACAGCTACCGGCCGAGGCGCCGTCCTTGAGTCCGATGACTTGCTCCCCAACCGAACCGGTCTAGGCACCGGCTACGGGCAAACTAAGTGGGTTTCTGAGCAACTCGTCCGCGAGGCCGGCCGCCGTGGTCTCCGTGGCGCAATCGTCCGACCAGGATACATCCTTGGCAGCCGCAACAGCGGTGTTTCCAACACCGACGATTGGATCGTACGCCTCTTGAAAGGCTGTTGCCAGCTTGGTGCTCGTCCTCGCATCATCAACTCGGTCAATGCTGTCCCTGTCGATCATGTCGCACGCGTTGTTGTCGCTTCGACCCTGAATCCTCTCCCTGGCATGAACGTGGTGCATGTTACTGCTCACCCCCGTCTGCGGATGAACGAGCTCCTCTCTGCGCTAAGTTACTATGGTTACGAGGTACCCGAGGTAGACTATGACATCTGGAAGTCACAGCTGGAAGAGTTTGTCTCGGCCGGAGCCGTGGAGAAGGATCAGGAGCAAAACGCATTGATGCCGCTATTCCATATGGCTACTGCAAATCTCCCAAGCACTACTCGTGCTCCTGAGCTAGATGATAGGAACGCTGTGGCTGTTCTTAGGGCCGATGCAGACCGCTGGACAGACATTGACGATAGCGCAGGAGACGGCATTTCTCGTGAGGATATCGGGAGGTATCTTCGGTACCTTGTTGAGATCAAGTTCATGGCCGCACCCACCGGTAGAGGACGTAAGCTGCCCGAGATTGACACCTCGATCGCCGAGGCGCAAGCACAGTGGGGAGTTGGTGGTCGCGGAGGTACCTCATAA
- the ATG20 gene encoding Sorting nexin, cytoplasm-to-vacuole targeting pathway/endosomal sorting (EggNog:ENOG41~antiSMASH:Cluster_2.5) has product MVDSILSEAEDEINDTYDFLSDQSFEPPQTPTSGSDDEHGQFGHGGDDDDRDSAQDPGPKRKPGGYDSRIEQILYENPKLSILITDAGKSLESGGRYIVYTIKTGDLEVRRRYSEFASLRDALTRLHPTLIVPPIPEKHTMADYAANPTNAKQDQQIIDLRKRMLAVFLNRCRRMDEIRTDGVWWRFLDPNASWSEVLHSHPVSSIPKSILKAPPLDPANPTPAHSYLPIPAASAKLKTVAGTNHDNSSGHIQAGPHAFGRFPPEGHNLGEQELDPYFISYESSIKELEQLLTGPMEKVNRRTLSHLSSLAADLCELGSVYNAFAVSEQAPSLGPAIERIGQAADLSYIATEELSGSLGASFAEPMREHAQFAGVVRSVLKYRVLKRVQQDLTSEELNKKRALLDQLEQSEAEARRIENYLSSSQQISPPPKRSTSLKEPSSNQRRDGGQDDTESIDSDFPGTHGDFSSHTPSASQGLPERSTSAPSHKKMPSGNSITNKIFGPIRHAVQGVVDVDPERTRRDMIGKTRESIGQLEQAQVVSERDVKEASASVLKDMKRFQQDKEDDLRRYMLAYAQSQIEWAKKSKQQWEEARAEVEKIDES; this is encoded by the exons ATGGTGGATTCAATTCTGTCAGAGGCCGAGGACGAGATCAATGATACTTACGATTTTCTCTCAGACCAATCGTTCGAGCCACCTCAAACACCAACCTCCGGTAGCGATGATGAGCATGGCCAGTTTGGCCACGGcggtgatgacgacgatagGGACTCGGCGCAAGATCCCGGCCCCAAGCGCAAGCCTGGTGGTTACGACAGTCGCATCGAGCAGATCCTATATGAGAACCCCAAATTATCTATCCTCATCACGGATGCTGGCAAGAGTCTAGAGAGCGGCGGCAGATATATCGTGTACACTATTAAGACTGGC GATCTCGAGGTGCGCCGCCGATATTCAGAGTTTGCTTCTCTGCGCGATGCCCTTACTCGCCTCCACCCTACCTTAATTGTTCCTCCTATCCCTGAGAAGCACACGATGGCTGATTATGCTGCGAACCCCACGAATGCGAAGCAGGACCAGCAAATCATTGATCTTCGAAAGCGCATGTTGGCGGTCTTCTTAAATCGCTGCCGCCGAATGGACGAAATCCGAACAGATGGAGTTTGGTGGCGATTCCTGGACCCTAATGCTAGCTGG AGCGAGGTCTTGCACTCTCATCCCGTGTCGTCAATTCCCAAGTCGATATTGAAAGCGCCTCCGCTGGATCCCGCAAACCCAACTCCGGCGCACAGCTACTTGCCAATCCCGGCAGCATCGGCAAAGCTCAAGACAGTGGCTGGTACCAATCACGATAATAGCTCGGGCCATATACAAGCAGGGCCTCACGCATTTGGCCGGTTTCCACCTGAGGGTCACAATCTGGGCGAACAGGAGCTGGACCCTTATTTCATCTCATACGAGTCCTCGATCAAGGAACTCGAACAGCTTCTTACCGGCCCAATGGAAAAGGTGAACAGACGAACTCTCAGCCATCTCTCTTCATTGGCGGCCGATCTATGTGAGCTAGGTTCCGTCTACAACGCCTTTGCGGTTTCAGAGCAGGCACCGTCACTCGGACCGGCCATTGAGCGAATTGGCCAGGCAGCTGATCTATCATATATCGCCACAGAGGAGCTCTCGGGTTCCCTGGGTGCTAGCTTTGCTGAGCCCATGCGTGAGCATGCGCAATTTGCGGGTGTTGTTCGAAGTGTACTAAAGTATCGTGTGCTCAAGCGTGTACAGCAAGACTTAACTAGTGAAGAGCTGAACAAGAAGCGAGCGCTGCTCGACCAACTAGAGCAGAGTGAAGCCGAGGCTCGAAGGATTGAGAACTACCTCTCCAGTAGTCAGCAaatatcaccaccaccaaagcgATCGACCAGCCTCAAGGAGCCGTCCTCTAATCAACGGCGTGATGGTGGCCAGGACGACACCGAGTCCATCGACTCTGACTTTCCTGGGACCCATGGAGACTTTTCCTCTCACACACCTTCGGCCAGTCAGGGGTTACCCGAAAGGAGTACCAGTGCGCCGTCCCATAAGAAGATGCCCAGTGGGAACTCGATAACGAACAAGATCTTTGGACCCATCCGACATGCAGTACAAGGGGTCGTTGACGTCGATCCAGAGAGGACACGCCGCGATATGATTGGAAAGACGAGAGAGAGCATCGGACAGTTagaacaagctcaagttGTCTCGGAGCGCGATGTCAAAGAAGCCAGCGCGAGTGTTTTGAAGGATATGAAGCGATTCCAACAGGACAAGGAGGACGACTTGCGACGCTACATG CTCGCCTATGCTCAGAGCCAGATCGAGTGGGCCAAGAAAAGTAAGCAACAATGGGAGGAAGCTCGAGCAGAGGTAGAGAAGATTGACGAGTCCTAA